The segment ctctgggagctctggtttcctcccacagtccaaagacatgcgagtgaggtgaattggagatactaaattgtccatgactgtgttcgatataacctcgtgaactgatgaaccttgtgtaatgagtaactaccgtctcctgtcatgaatgtagccaaagtgtaaaacatgacgttaaaatcctaatgaacaaacaaacaaaccaggaGTGGAGGGTGCTATAGCTGCAAATTGAAaagatgtgtgggtgtgtgtggattttTGGGGTGCTTGGTAGATTTGAATACTTGTAGTTTTGGAAAAGGGTGTccaggtatccacatacttatTATCCTTTAACTCTATAATGCATCCAAATTGGTGAATATAAGCAATATAAGTGATGAGATCAAAAAATGGAAAATTTATTAGATATAGACTGAAATCATGAAAATcatgaatacatttatttaaatcaacaaaaagcataaaataaaattgagtaagacaaataattaaaataaaatgccagCTAACATAACCATGACAATTGTAGAGAAAATTATGAGGAAAAACTAAATTCAACAGTAGGTGAAATGACTATTGTCTTTGTATCAATTGGTTGCCAATGCAAATTTCTAAATTGATTGCTGGTCATAAGTGGAGAAGTCAACACTGTATTATAAACTTGTCTTCATTCTTCTCCTATACAGGCACAAAATGGATTATCCAGATCCAAGCAAACGCCCAAAACAATACATAAGACcagaaatttaatgaaaatgtacTAAAATTTAATCATTCATAAAAGCTGGAAAATTACCACTTTGAGAGTGACAGAACAGAATTAGAAATTAAAGTTGGTTTagtacaatatatatatttttcagcATGAAACACAGAACCCAGTTTGTTATTTCTGACAATCTCTTAAGAAAAGGAACCATATTCCAAAGttatatgcagaaaatgtaattaGCATATATTGTAAGGAAAATTAAACCTGTGAGACATCAGATATAAAACAGTCACACaagcaaaaaatatttaccTTAAAAGCTGGTCTAGGTGAACAGATATTAGCCAATATAGCCCCAGATGTATTTCTGGAGTGTGAATTAGCCATACATTGGTCATATAAAGGGTAAAACCAACAAAATGTTATAACCTGTTCATGATTAGACTTTGCAAACATTAATGTGTTCATTTTAAATTGTGCCCATGCTTGTTGAAAGATGTGTTAATAAACAGCATGTTATTAATGTCCCCCAGACGACTACACAATGTTCCGGTTTTTAAAGTCTTTCtttaaaaattgcattttaaaaaattgtaAGCGCTCAAAAACAGCAAATCATTTGTTTCAATATGTATTATGTCAGGTGGGGAAAAGTTTATGATTATTTGGAAAGGAAAAGCAGAAATGTAGACCATGCGAGAAGTTTAACTTCTCTCTGCTTCTCCTGTAAGCTGAGAAATGAGTCTTAGTCAAGTTCTGCCTTTGCCAACATTGTGTTCAATAACTATTGAATGGGGCTGGAATGCTGGCCATTATGGCAACAGATCTTCATTTCAGCATTCtagaagaaaacacacacacacacacacacacacacacacacacacacacacacacacacacacacacacacacacacacacacacacaaaagacaaaataaacaaatgtttatgATTTCAGAGATCCATACACATTTGATACATCATTCATCCCCCTTCAAAAAAAAGTCaattttaattgtgtttaaacaaATGTTCTGGCACCAGGTGGTACAAGAGGGGGCGTTGTTACTGTCCAGcctatttattatcatttatgtGCAAATCAATAGAAAATTACAAAGATTTAACATTATGCAATAGCAATAAAAACAATGTATGCAGAGTTTATTATttcactaataaaaataaattaataaaaacagttaatCACCCATTAACTTCTAAAATCTATCATTTTGAATGCTAAAATTACTAtatcaaaataattaaatttggAAAGCAGTTCGTTTGGTATTGTAAGCATGTAAAACAACAATATTTCCTCAAAAAGGTCTGCTTCTATTTATAAATGCTATTTTTAATGATCAGACTACATATGTCTAGTCATTATTTAAGCATGTCTGGCAGACCAAACTTCCTGTTTTAGATTCATATTGGTCAACCACAagcatttcaaaaaaaaaaaaaaaaaaaaaaaaaaaaaaaattgcaccaCCATACACGCTATTACACTTAATTGTGTATTGAACAATTGTACAAAAACCATACAATGTTGTAAATACATATAACTTGAATGTATAAAAAATACCAATAAATTACTGCTGCATGATTGTGACTTACTGCTGAAAATACTGCAGTCAGAAAGCAGCATTTCTAAGCATTTTTGTTGTAAATGACAACCAGCAGTGAACTtgaaaaaacaataatatttcTAAATAATATTTTGGACAAATATGTTCCAATAATTCCAAAACTAGCAGTTGTGTAAACTGACATTCATGTCTATCATgtaacctcttttttttttttcaatattgtcacatgtaaaaaaaaaatgtgaacaaaatagGCTGCTTTATTGATTACTATCTACTAATCttttaattcaataattaaCAAAAACTTGCCTTTATTAGAAGtacaataattaaaagaatAGTGGATCTATAACATTTaagatttaatgttttgtttttgtttgtcatacactgcctggccaaaaaatgtcaccacctggatttaactaagcaaataggtaagagcctcccattggataattactgcatgggtgattatgtttcagctggcaacaagttatttaaccctaactgatgcagtgagtagcttctcatttgttaaacaaccatgtcgaaaggctcatcctgtggtcatggaaaagatgttaatctgtttcagaagggtcaaattattggcatgcatcaagcagagaaaacatctaaggagaagttGAAACTCAATCAGGTTGAGAACtgtccaacacattattaaaaagtggaaggacagtggggaaacatcatcttcgaggaaggaatgtggtcggaaaaaaatcggcgatcacttaaacgtttggtgaaatcaaatcagagaaaaactacagtagaactcagggaaatgtttaatagtgaaagtaagagcatttccacatgcacaatgcgaagggaactcaagggattgggactaaacagctgtgtagccttaagaaaaccacgcaatggaagaaggtcatgtggtctgatgagtccagatttaccctgttccagagtgatgggcgcataagggtaagaagagaggtgggtgaagtgatgcacccatcatgcctagtgcctaccgtacaagcctgtgggggcagtgctatgatctggggttgctgcagttggtcaggtctaggttcagcaacgttatgtgcccaaagaatgaggtcagctgactacttgaatatactgaacgaccaggttattccatcaatggatttttttcttccctgacggcacgggcatattccaagatgacaatgccaggattcatcggggtcaaattgtgaaaggatggttcagggagcatgagacatcattttcacacatggattgggcaccacagagtccagacctgaaccccattgagaatctttgggatgtgctggagaagactggtggtccaaatctcccatcatcaatacaagatcttggggaaaaattaatgcaactctggacagaaataaatgctgtgacattgcagaagcttgtggaaacgaaaTATTAGaatgtgtgacctttttttttttggccaggcagtgtatatacatatacacatgtacagtacaatgaaattctttctttgcatatcccagcttgtttgaaagctggggtcagagcacagggtcagccatcatacggcgtccctggagcagacagggttaagggccttgctcaagccaacagtggctgcatagcagagcctggatttgaactgccagTCTTCtggttgacagcccaaagctctaccccaCTAGGCTTTAAGGTTCACCTGAGCAATTAGGAACACTTAACCAATCAGCCACAAATTCCTGTCTTAAGGGGGTATAAATATAGAGCATCGCAGATGTCCAATTCTCTCATCACACTGAGTAGTTGCACATAATTGTGTTCTTTGGTTTTTATGGGTTTTTTTACCTGTTTTCTTTTAGCCATTTTTGATTTGTGTAACTCAGCAGTTGAAAATCCCCATTCATACTATTAGCGCAACAGTAAAAAACTTTAAAGCAACTGGACATGGTAAGACTAGCACCTGTAAAGCAGTAATTACCTGGCTCAGAGCTGCTGCTGGGTGGTGTGTATGTGCGTTTTACAGCAGTGTGCAGTTAGACTTCTTCTTGGCTTTCTTCTTTTCCACCGGCGTTTTTCTATTAATCTGTCTGACCAAGTCGTAGAAAATctgacacacacaaaacaatcaTACAAACCTTAAATAGTGCCACAGACTGTAAATAGATCCAAGTTCCAAGAGTGTATTATGGCCCAACAATAGCCAAATGCCCAAGCTCGTTATGATGGATTTAATGCAACAAGCATACACACAACAGTGGCACAGTGATGGTGTATTATTGGGCAGactaatatacaatatatacaaattATTTGGAGAACTTAATATTACCACTACAATAATATAATCCAAAAATGGTCctatgtttttaaacaaaaaagaatCTGTATTTTGTAATTCTCTTACCTCATTGACATTGATCTTTGATTTGGCAGAAGACTCTAGAAAGGCACAATTATTCCACTGACGCGCAAGATTCTGTCCCTGCTCCTTTCCCACCACCCTCTCATCCTCTAGATCACACTTATTCCCCACCAGAATCATTGGCACCTACAAACAGAGAGAGTCATGCTTTATGATGTTTACATTTGAACGATTATACTTAGCTGTTTACTTACCaactaaacaaaaataaaatttgaTCTGGGTGTCAAAACTTTATTCTAACACTATCAGAAATATTTCAGCAGCAATGCTTACATCCTCAGTGTCTTTGACTCTTAAGATCTGTTCTCTCAAGTCCTGTAGGTCATTAAATGTGGACTGTGCTGTGATGGAGTAGACCAGAGCGAAGCCCTGTCCGTTTTTCATATACAGATCCCTCATTGCTGTGAACTGTTcctgttttacacacacacaaatgtttgcaaatgtattttacatctgtaattaataataataaaaaatttaaatttttttaaaaatggaacctttaaatttttaatacattttaattcatgGCTTCATATAACACAATATTTACATATAGTGATTTACTGGTCTGTAGTAACTAAATAGTGAACTTACTGTGCCTGCTGTGTCAAGGATTTCAAGCATGCATTGCTGTCCATCCACTTCCACTTGCTAGATTAAGAGAAAAGCAGAATGTGGAACAGGAATAAAAGAATggaaaagtgcaaaaaaatttACCCACTACTAAAAAACACTTCTATTTGTCTGATGGCAAAGTGCACAAATATCTTAAATGTGGGCAACCAGAGCTATACTTTGCTTTAAAAAGGTCTGTATGAGTTGAATGATACAgcaaataaaccaaaaaaaaattatgtagtaTGCGTAGCAAAACATTTTGTTAATAGGGCCATGTCTGTATTATTCAGACAGTACATAgtattgctgatcttaaaacctactggTTGACAGTATCACCTAAAGttagttgggttacaacatgattaaaccattgggatCAGCAACAACCCTTAAAGTGTGTCAGCTGTGATTTACACATGTAACCTAATGTTTACTACTTCTGAAATGGCTTGTTGTGGCTTTGCAGCTCTTTATAAGATTTAATGCACTCTTCAAATGATGCAATAAAGTTTCATAAACCCCTTTCCCTGTTTTAAACTACAATACATTTAATGCAAAACTGCATGTGAACACAGTGTCAATACTGTCAAGACtaagttttgttttgttgcaCAGTCTGCAGAAAACGTTTTTCGAAATGCTAAtactattttttcttttttttaggcGGCTTTTAGAGTTTTAAAAGGAATGAGAAGCAAAGCTAAACATAAGTTGACCAAATAAACTAAATGAGTATGACAAATGGTTTAAAATAGTTTCATTTCATTCTTGCTAGTACACTACTATAGTGTATGCTGGTACAAATGCTTAGTCCTCAGCAGCTCATTACACAGtgattacacattacacatttatGACACTGAAGTGGGAGAGAATTTTACTGCAGTAAAAGAACACACTTAAAACAGGCTTAAAAACCTAAACATATGTATGACTTTTAAAATGATCTCCCCCAAAGTCACGTCCATCTAGGTTATGGATTTCAAAGATCTAATCCAATCGTGTGGATTTAAAAAATGGACTGACTGCAGAAAAATACACAAATCAGGATTGGTTTTAGAAgtacaaataaatcaaatttaaaAAGAATCCTAAGCTTGACCTACCTTCCTATACGAGTCTTCTATTGTGGGGTCATATTTCTCCACAAATATTCCTTGAACAAACTGGACTGTCTATAGAAAAAAAGAGGCagaaatcatcatcataatGCAGCTGCAGTGAAATCACAGCAGGAAAcaaatgcaggaaatgctttcaTTTCTATGCTTGTGACAATTTATTTGCACTGATGAACAATAACCTTAACTACAAACAgtgtaaacagtttaaaaactATAATGCTTGTCTAAAACTGTGTGGTTCAAAAAGTGCTTTATGCTTTACCAGTGCAGACTTCCCCACACCTCCTGAGCCCAAGACCACAAGCTTATATTCACGCATGCTGGGGTCACTCTGCACACACCTCTACAGCCTGCCAAAGGAAACCACAGTATACATAAGTTTAATCAATTTACAAGAAATGCCGGGTGGAGTTTGTGGTAATGTTGCTTGCTAAAACAAGGTGACAAATAGTAAAcattcactcatacacacaatgCAAGAAAAAACACATTGCAAGAAAACAATGCAAGAAAAAAAAGTCCATGTGTTAACAAAGGCCTTTTAATGTATTAGTGTGTAGCGAGAAATGTACACTGGTTTAAAGGAAGAGCTCATAATAGTTTCAATTAGGGTGACAGTCAATGCCAAGTCAGCAAATTTCTGCCTTAATTGTACCTACTTCTGCTTTTTTTCGTGTTTTATATGCATACTAATAACCAGATATCTCAAaagtaatttaattttaaaaaatgtaagaagGCACCTTTGTTTTACCATAATAGTAAAGATATTCAGTGCATGAATAACTTATatttctgtaactgtaaaaatctAACAACCATTTTATACCACATCATTAATTACAGGGTACCAAACAGTATGTTAAAACGATTGATGTTACAAATAACCAATAACTGACAAATAcagcgggggaaataagtattgaacacatcaacatttttctcagtaaatgtatttctaatgggactactgacatgaaattttcaccagatgttggtaacaacccaagtaatccacacatataaagcagt is part of the Trichomycterus rosablanca isolate fTriRos1 chromosome 7, fTriRos1.hap1, whole genome shotgun sequence genome and harbors:
- the rap1aa gene encoding RAP1A, member of RAS oncogene family a, whose protein sequence is MREYKLVVLGSGGVGKSALTVQFVQGIFVEKYDPTIEDSYRKQVEVDGQQCMLEILDTAGTEQFTAMRDLYMKNGQGFALVYSITAQSTFNDLQDLREQILRVKDTEDVPMILVGNKCDLEDERVVGKEQGQNLARQWNNCAFLESSAKSKINVNEIFYDLVRQINRKTPVEKKKAKKKSNCTLL